The following proteins are encoded in a genomic region of Notolabrus celidotus isolate fNotCel1 chromosome 19, fNotCel1.pri, whole genome shotgun sequence:
- the psmb7 gene encoding proteasome subunit beta type-7 — protein MATLTVSRPPLSGFSFENCKRNAVLEAEANKVGSSLPAARKTGTTICGLVFKDGVVLGADTRATEGMVVADKNCSKIHYISPNIYCCGAGTAADTEMTTQIISSNLELHALSTGRVPRVATANRMLKQMLFRYQGYIGAALVLGGVDCNGPHLYSIYPHGSTDKLPYVTMGSGSLAAMAVFEDRYKPDMEEDEAKLLVRNAIAAGIFNDLGSGSNIDLCVITKGKVDYIRPHDEANKKGVRTGDYKYKRGTTGVLTKTVAPLALEVVDENVQTMDTS, from the exons ATGGCGACGCTAACAGTGAGCCGGCCGCCGCTTTCTGGTTTCAGTTTCGAGAACTGTAAGAG AAATGCTGTTTTGGAGGCTGAAGCCAACAAAGTAGGAAGCAGTTTACCCGCTGCTCGTAAAACAGGAACTACAATCTGTGGTCTGGTCTTCAAG GATGGTGTCGTCCTGGGAGCTGACACTCGAGCCACTGAGGGGATGGTGGTGGCTGACAAGAACTGCTCCAAGATCCACTACATCTCCCCCAACATCTA CTGCTGTGGAGCAGGaacagctgcagacacagagatgaCCACTCAGATCATCTCCTCCAACCTGGAGCTTCACGCACTCTCCACGGGACGTGTGCCCCGTGTGGCCACTGCCAACCGCATGCTCAAACAGATGCTGTTCAG gtatCAGGGCTACATCGGGGCGGCTCTGGTCCTGGGAGGCGTGGACTGTAACGGTCCTCACCTGTACAGCATCTACCCTCACGGCTCTACTGACAAGCTCCCCTACGTCACCATGG GTTCTGGCTCTCTGGCTGCCATGGCGGTGTTTGAGGACCGGTACAAACCTGACATGGAG GAGGACGAGGCGAAGCTGCTGGTGCGAAACGCCATCGCTGCCGGAATCTTCAACGACCTGGGCTCTGGCAGCAACATCGACCTGTGTGTAATCACCAAAGGAAAGGTGGACTACATCAGACCACATGATGAGGCCAACAAGAAGGGCGTCAG GACCGGTGACTACAAATACAAGCGTGGAACCACGGGTGTGCTGACGAAGACGGTGGCCCCTCTGGCTCTGGAGGTGGTGGATGAGAACGTACAGACCATGGACACCTCCTAA
- the LOC117831242 gene encoding steroidogenic factor 1-like — protein MELRPDGSLEDLCPVCGDKVSGYHYGLLTCESCKGFFKRTVQNNKTYVCAEYQECRIDKTQRRRCPFCRFQKCLHVGMRLEAVRADRMRGGRNKFGPMYKQDRALKQQRKALSQGEGFISETAPPLDLHRNWTLTEGLHPLPTLQHHYISLHPPSLSPLLPPISPATPQNHRTPSPTWTLKSEPPSTSTRGSDQLYPCYPRTPQLVMELLRGGPDELQLQEKISARLLQEQAGGGEQWTPNTFSLMSIMADQTLLCTVEWARTSTFFRQLRVSDQMKLLHSCWTELLLLDMVCRQILYGREGRLLLVTGQEIELSDVSSHAGPTLTGLVHRGQELVRRLHIMQVDREELVCIKFLVLFNPDVPQLEDHQLVLSMQEQVEGALLEYTLSSSSSSLLLGRLSHLLLCVTELRSLSALVEDYLHDKHLSGELCGNNLLLEMLHAKHHQR, from the exons ATGGAGCTGAGACCTGACGGAAGTTTGGaggatctgtgtccggtctgtggaGACAAAGTCTCGGGGTATCACTACGGTCTGCTCACTTGTGAGAGCTGTAAG GGTTTCTTTAAAAGAACAGTTCAGAACAACAAGACGTACGTCTGTGCAGAGTATCAGGAGTGCAGGATCGATAAGACCCAGAGGAGACGTTGTCCGTTCTGCAGATTTCAGAAGTGTCTCCATGTTGGGATGAGACTGGAAG cTGTTCGTGCAGATCGGATGCGAGGCGGCAGAAACAAATTTGGTCCAATGTACAAACAAGACCGAgctctgaagcagcagaggaaggcCCTGAGCCAGGGTGAGGGGTTCATATCGGAGACCGCCCCCCCTCTGGACCTGCACAGAAACTGGACCCTCACTGAAGGCCTCCACCCCCTGCCCACATTACAGCATCATTACATCAGCCTGCATCCTCCGTCACTGAGCCCCCTCCTGCCCCCCATCTCTCCAGCCACCCCCCAGAACCACAGAACCCCCTCTCCAACCTGGACCCTTAAGTCTGAGCCCCCCAGCACCAGCACACGGGGCTCAGACCAGCTGTACCCTTGCTATCCCCGGACCCCTCAGCTGGTAATGGAGCTCCTGCGGGGGGGTCCAGACGAGCTCCAGCTGCAGGAGAAGATCTCAGCCCGCCTCCTGCAGGAGCAGGCGGGCGGGGGGGAGCAGTGGACCCCCAACACCTTCAGCCTGATGAGCATCATGGCCGACCAGACGCTGCTGTGCACGGTGGAGTGGGCGCGCACCTCCACCTTCTTCAGACAGCTCAGA gtGAGCGATCAGATGAAGTTGCTGCACAGCTGCTGGACTGAGCTGCTTCTGCTGGACATGGTCTGCAGACAGATCCTGTACGGCAGAGAGGGACGCCTGCTGCTGGTGACCGGACAGGAG ATCGAGTTGTCAGATGTCTCCTCTCATGCTGGTCCCACCCTGACTGGTCTGGTCCACAGAGGACAGGAGCTGGTCAGGAGACTTCACATCATGCAGGTGGACCGTGAGGAGTTAGTCTGCATCAAGTTCCTGGTCCTCTTTAACCCAG ACGTTCCCCAGCTGGAGGATCATCAGTTGGTGTTGAGCATGCAGGAGCAGGTGGAAGGAGCTCTGCTGGAGTACACACTGAGCTCGTCCtcgtcctctctgctgctgggaCGTTTGTctcacctgctgctgtgtgtgacaGAGTTACGCTCGCTCAGCGCCCTCGTCGAAGATTACCTGCACGACAAACACCTGAGCGGAGAGCTGTGCGGTAACAACCTGCTGCTGGAGATGCTGCACGCCAAACACCACCAGAGATGA